The following proteins come from a genomic window of Mucinivorans hirudinis:
- a CDS encoding SusC/RagA family TonB-linked outer membrane protein has translation MFVSFLFFGIVLAFAQMKEVKGTVVDEQGEPVIGATIQVKGEKSKVTVTDIDGKFKISAPPDAIIVVSFVGMKTMEVKAAPTLNITLQTDAKMLQDIVVTGMVSTDKRLFTGAADRLSASDVKIDGMADISRGLEGRSAGVSIQNISGTFGTAPKIRVRGATSIYGNSKPLWVVDGVIQDNVVDVGTDNLSSGDAITLISSAIAGLNPDDIESFQILKDGSATSIYGAKAMAGVIVITTKKGRKGVSTFSYTGEFTTRLKPNYRTFNIMNSQDQMGIYQELQEKGWLNFASVHRASNSGVYGRMYHLTHSYNPVTGQFGLPNTPQARVAYLQQAEYRNTDWFDLLFSNEVLMNHSVSMSTGTNKSQSYISLSMMDDPGWMKQSKVSRYTANLNNTYNITEQLSFTGIANASYREQQAPGTMGQSSDPVGGSVSRHFDINPYSYALNTSRTLDPDVNYTRNYADFNIFNELKNNNIQLNIVDLKFQGELIWKHKSGLHLNLLGALKYSSVSQVHQIKDMSNQAMAYRAMGDATITLRNPWLYKDPDKTNTLPQTVLPKGGFYNKKEYRMLSYDLRLSATFNKNFNDTHILNSYAGAEVNSQDRSSDWFDGWGMQYSNGELPFFDYMSFKRMRESNTNYYGIDNTHNRQIAFFATGTYSYMGKYTLTGTLRYEGTNRLGRARSARWLPTWNVALAWNMHEEKFFQNLKPALSHFTLKASYSLTADAGPSWVTNSNVVITSYNPWRPSANVGESGLSIDDLENANLTYEKKHELNIGVDIGFLNNRINLAVDWYRRNNFDLIGWVATQGAGGQVNRMGNVATMKSNGFEFTLTSRNIENPNFKWSTNLIFGLSKTEVTELKTRTRMLDLISGSGFAKVGYPHRSLFSIPFTGLDNQGFPIFEMADDRNEKVVIKRDSYSSLDFQQRENLDFLKYEGPTDPTITGSLSNMFSYKNWRLNVFITYSAGNKVRLDPVFSAAYGDLDATPKEFKNRWRVVGDESKTDIPVIASSRHPRQHSGLNRGYNAYNYSTVRVADGGFVRMKEISLQYSLPSALLSRGVLSSASLKLTATNLFLIYADKKLNGQDPEFFRSGGVSSPVPQQFTLTLRLGF, from the coding sequence ATGTTTGTTTCCTTCCTTTTTTTCGGAATAGTGTTAGCTTTCGCTCAAATGAAAGAGGTTAAGGGAACTGTAGTTGATGAACAGGGTGAGCCTGTCATCGGTGCCACCATCCAGGTCAAGGGGGAGAAATCAAAGGTAACGGTCACCGACATCGATGGTAAGTTCAAAATTTCAGCTCCGCCGGATGCTATTATAGTGGTTTCGTTTGTCGGGATGAAGACTATGGAGGTGAAAGCCGCACCGACGCTTAACATAACCCTGCAAACGGATGCTAAGATGTTGCAAGACATTGTGGTAACAGGGATGGTGTCCACCGATAAGAGGCTCTTTACGGGGGCGGCAGACAGACTTTCCGCATCTGACGTGAAGATAGACGGTATGGCAGATATAAGCAGGGGGCTGGAGGGGCGCTCCGCCGGTGTCTCCATACAGAACATCTCGGGCACATTTGGTACTGCTCCAAAAATTCGTGTGCGTGGAGCCACCTCCATTTACGGAAACTCTAAACCTTTGTGGGTGGTAGATGGTGTCATACAGGATAACGTGGTTGATGTCGGCACTGACAATCTCTCCTCCGGCGATGCCATAACGCTGATTAGTTCGGCGATAGCAGGGCTCAATCCCGATGATATTGAGAGTTTTCAGATTCTCAAAGATGGTTCGGCAACCTCCATCTACGGTGCTAAGGCTATGGCAGGGGTTATTGTGATTACCACCAAGAAGGGCAGGAAAGGTGTAAGTACTTTTTCCTATACGGGAGAATTTACAACTCGACTTAAACCCAATTACCGCACATTCAACATTATGAACTCTCAAGATCAAATGGGTATCTATCAGGAGTTACAGGAAAAGGGGTGGTTGAATTTCGCATCTGTACATAGGGCTTCAAATAGCGGTGTATATGGACGAATGTACCATCTTACCCACTCCTATAATCCCGTGACCGGGCAGTTTGGTTTGCCCAACACCCCTCAGGCGAGAGTTGCATATTTACAACAAGCTGAATACAGGAACACAGATTGGTTCGATCTTCTTTTCAGTAACGAGGTGTTGATGAACCATTCGGTGAGTATGTCTACGGGAACTAATAAATCTCAATCATACATTTCTCTGAGTATGATGGATGACCCGGGATGGATGAAACAGAGTAAAGTATCACGTTATACAGCAAATTTGAATAATACTTACAATATCACAGAGCAATTATCCTTCACAGGAATTGCCAACGCGTCTTATCGTGAGCAGCAGGCTCCGGGCACAATGGGTCAAAGTAGCGATCCTGTGGGGGGATCGGTTTCTCGCCACTTCGATATAAATCCATATTCGTATGCCCTAAATACATCGCGGACATTGGACCCCGATGTTAATTATACGCGTAATTATGCGGACTTTAATATATTTAATGAGCTCAAAAACAACAATATTCAATTAAATATTGTTGATTTGAAGTTTCAGGGAGAACTTATTTGGAAACATAAATCAGGTCTTCATCTGAATCTTTTGGGAGCATTGAAATACTCTTCGGTTTCGCAAGTCCACCAAATCAAGGATATGTCCAACCAAGCTATGGCCTATCGGGCGATGGGGGATGCCACCATAACCCTTAGGAACCCGTGGCTCTATAAAGACCCGGATAAGACAAATACTCTGCCACAGACAGTGTTGCCCAAGGGTGGATTCTACAACAAGAAGGAATATCGGATGCTCAGCTACGACTTACGTCTGTCAGCCACATTCAACAAAAATTTCAATGACACCCACATTCTGAACTCTTATGCGGGTGCAGAGGTCAATTCTCAGGATCGCAGTAGTGATTGGTTTGATGGTTGGGGTATGCAATACTCCAATGGTGAACTTCCTTTTTTCGATTATATGAGTTTCAAAAGGATGAGAGAGAGCAACACCAACTATTATGGAATTGACAACACGCACAACCGACAGATTGCGTTTTTTGCCACCGGAACATATTCATATATGGGGAAATACACGCTGACCGGTACTCTCCGCTACGAGGGGACTAACCGTTTGGGTAGAGCTCGTTCGGCGCGTTGGTTGCCCACGTGGAATGTAGCCCTAGCTTGGAATATGCACGAGGAGAAATTCTTCCAAAATCTCAAACCTGCACTTTCTCATTTCACTCTAAAGGCTTCCTATTCGCTTACTGCCGATGCAGGACCATCTTGGGTGACCAACTCTAACGTGGTCATAACCAGCTATAACCCGTGGCGTCCTTCGGCAAATGTAGGCGAGTCTGGGCTGAGCATTGACGATTTGGAAAATGCCAACCTCACCTACGAGAAAAAACACGAGTTGAATATCGGTGTCGATATTGGATTTTTGAACAATCGCATAAATTTGGCTGTCGACTGGTATAGAAGAAACAACTTCGACCTGATAGGTTGGGTTGCCACACAAGGTGCCGGCGGACAGGTGAATCGTATGGGTAACGTGGCGACTATGAAGTCAAACGGTTTTGAGTTTACCCTTACGTCGAGAAATATTGAAAATCCCAATTTTAAGTGGAGCACAAACCTCATCTTCGGATTAAGCAAGACTGAGGTGACTGAACTTAAAACGCGCACCCGTATGCTTGACCTCATCTCCGGCAGCGGATTTGCCAAAGTCGGCTATCCTCATAGGAGTTTGTTCTCTATCCCATTCACGGGGCTTGACAACCAAGGATTTCCAATTTTCGAGATGGCGGACGACAGAAATGAGAAGGTTGTCATTAAAAGAGACAGCTATAGTTCACTGGACTTTCAGCAGCGGGAGAATTTGGATTTCCTCAAATATGAAGGACCGACCGACCCAACCATCACCGGAAGTTTGTCAAATATGTTCTCTTATAAAAATTGGAGATTGAATGTATTCATCACCTACTCTGCCGGCAATAAAGTGCGCTTAGATCCTGTTTTCAGCGCCGCATACGGTGACCTTGACGCAACACCGAAAGAGTTCAAAAATAGATGGCGAGTCGTCGGAGATGAGAGTAAGACAGACATTCCTGTTATCGCATCCTCAAGACACCCTCGCCAACATTCGGGTCTGAATAGGGGCTACAATGCCTATAACTATTCAACGGTTCGCGTTGCCGATGGGGGATTTGTTCGTATGAAGGAGATATCTCTTCAATACTCTCTACCTAGTGCTTTGTTGTCTAGGGGGGTGTTGAGTTCTGCCTCTTTGAAACTGACGGCAACTAATCTTTTCCTTATCTATGCCGACAAAAAACTCAACGGACAGGATCCCGAGTTTTTCCGTTCCGGAGGTGTCTCTTCTCCTGTACCTCAGCAGTTTACTCTCACGCTACGTTTGGGTTTCTAA
- a CDS encoding SusD family outer membrane protein — protein MKKIYCTVCLLVVLCMASACGDFFLDKMPDRRTELDSNQKIRDLLVSAYPTSDPMMIYEHRTDNVMDNGKKYGSEMITLFENYHWKDISDTGSDSPEGLWRGCYGAIAAANQALGAIQRIGSSKENNSAKGEALICRAYAHFLLANTFCMPYVEATAKTDMGIPYVEEPETFVGKKYERGTVESVYEKLARDIEEGFPLIDDNAYSVPIYHFTRRAAAAFACRFYLFYGKYEQALKYADMAIDDDPSASLRDMISYSVLVSRKDIHHKFISKDEPANLLLVALYSLWGRNYGARNERYGNSIEMVRRTLYQSTGPWGRVLPGFDKLFGSGVSVDQPKYDLIFESTNVQAGIGFAHVVQMAFTVDETLLCRAEAKVMLKRYDEAARDLSLYYVKKGGKAASATEIVEYYTKRRDADQKEFEGGTLAPWLMLVKPFNAPFVIESGTQEMMLQAVLHVRRIEDIWGGLRWLHLRRFGIEVEHNIDEDNSIKLSATDLRRVIQLPKSVISAGLPANPR, from the coding sequence ATGAAAAAGATATATTGTACAGTCTGTTTGCTTGTCGTTCTATGTATGGCGAGTGCGTGCGGGGACTTCTTTCTCGACAAGATGCCCGACAGACGAACAGAGCTTGACAGCAATCAGAAGATAAGGGATTTGTTAGTGTCAGCCTATCCAACTTCAGACCCAATGATGATCTACGAACACCGTACCGATAATGTTATGGACAACGGCAAGAAGTATGGCTCGGAAATGATTACGCTTTTCGAGAACTATCATTGGAAGGACATTAGCGACACTGGGAGTGATTCTCCCGAAGGTCTTTGGAGGGGCTGTTACGGAGCCATTGCTGCTGCCAACCAAGCTCTGGGTGCCATCCAGAGGATTGGTTCGAGCAAGGAAAATAATTCGGCAAAGGGTGAGGCGCTAATTTGTCGTGCCTATGCCCACTTTCTTCTGGCAAATACATTCTGTATGCCCTATGTTGAGGCAACTGCAAAAACTGATATGGGTATACCGTATGTGGAAGAACCGGAGACGTTTGTCGGGAAAAAATATGAAAGGGGAACGGTCGAGTCTGTCTATGAAAAACTTGCTCGCGACATAGAAGAAGGCTTCCCTCTGATTGACGACAATGCCTATTCCGTACCCATTTATCATTTTACCCGAAGGGCTGCAGCAGCTTTTGCGTGCCGCTTTTATCTCTTTTACGGTAAATATGAGCAGGCACTGAAATATGCCGATATGGCAATTGATGATGACCCGTCTGCCTCTTTGCGGGATATGATAAGCTATTCCGTATTGGTATCTAGAAAAGATATACATCATAAGTTCATTAGCAAGGACGAGCCTGCCAACCTGCTTTTAGTTGCTCTGTATTCGTTATGGGGACGGAATTATGGAGCAAGGAATGAACGCTATGGTAACTCGATCGAGATGGTTAGAAGGACACTGTATCAGTCTACCGGACCTTGGGGTAGAGTGCTCCCCGGTTTCGATAAGCTCTTCGGTAGTGGTGTTAGTGTAGATCAGCCCAAATATGATTTAATATTTGAGTCGACAAACGTACAAGCAGGAATAGGATTTGCACACGTTGTGCAGATGGCATTCACCGTTGATGAGACTCTGCTTTGTCGCGCCGAAGCGAAAGTAATGTTGAAAAGATATGATGAGGCTGCCCGCGACCTATCTTTATATTATGTCAAAAAAGGTGGAAAAGCAGCGTCTGCCACCGAAATCGTAGAATATTACACCAAGCGCAGGGATGCCGACCAAAAGGAGTTTGAGGGCGGGACACTAGCCCCTTGGCTGATGCTTGTAAAACCCTTCAATGCTCCGTTTGTAATCGAAAGCGGAACACAGGAGATGATGCTTCAGGCGGTACTCCACGTGCGTCGTATTGAGGATATATGGGGTGGATTGAGATGGTTGCATTTACGACGTTTCGGCATAGAAGTGGAACATAACATTGATGAGGATAATTCCATAAAATTATCGGCGACAGACCTCAGACGAGTTATCCAGCTGCCAAAGTCGGTGATAAGTGCCGGATTACCGGCTAATCCTCGCTAG